Proteins encoded together in one Porites lutea chromosome 2, jaPorLute2.1, whole genome shotgun sequence window:
- the LOC140927382 gene encoding protein phosphatase 1 regulatory subunit 3D-like: protein MGNTKRVTFADFLGLSLVSVIEIAPRIKHTKQVSVYQQPRYPKRWNNQRYFRTCLFEQPVNRQDFLDRIKRQFVCLESVVCDKTIIRGFVRVLNVAYRKEVTVRYSTDGWKTMRNERADYLSTSSNGSTDTFFFRIILPAIWLEKVTVEFAICYSVEGNIYWDNNNFKNYSIYCAKEETRV, encoded by the coding sequence ATGGGGAATACGAAAAGAGTTACCTTTGCAGATTTTTTGGGTTTATCCTTAGTTTCTGTAATAGAAATAGCTCCAAGGATAAAACACACTAAACAAGTATCTGTATACCAGCAGCCAAGGTATCCAAAAAGGTGGAACAATCAACGATATTTTCGAACATGTTTGTTCGAACAGCCAGTGAATAGGCAAGATTTTCTCGACAGAATAAAAAGACAATTTGTTTGCCTCGAAAGTGTGGTCTGCGATAAAACCATCATTCGCGGGTTTGTTCGAGTATTAAACGTGGCATACAGAAAGGAGGTCACGGTACGTTACTCCACAGATGGATGGAAAACGATGAGAAATGAAAGAGCTGACTATCTTTCGACTTCAAGCAATGGATCAACTGACACTTTCTTCTTTCGAATAATTCTACCCGCAATTTGGCTAGAAAAGGTTACAGTTGAATTTGCCATTTGCTACAGCGTTGAAGGAAACATTTATTGGGAtaacaacaattttaaaaattattcaatttaTTGCGCTAAGGAAGAGACAAGAGTGTAA
- the LOC140927383 gene encoding protein phosphatase 1 regulatory subunit 3D-like, producing the protein MKADVQVKASMSSSPTSREKRVSFADLVGLKLEFVKTITPCNSEDNLCGVVGVWKDSCCDMNGNLLRMRRMICLKPCFIVPSRTEDFIERVQSQNVCLENIACENFVVTGVIRVKNLAYAKEVTVRYTLDDWDTFRDVWADYMSSCLDGKSDKFSFRITVPIDFEVNRFMNFAVRYRVLGQEFWDNNNGENYHVQCAEVLTEQFKRGLVGEKNCQSC; encoded by the coding sequence ATGAAAGCAGACGTGCAAGTGAAAGCCTCTATGTCATCTAGCCCAACATCACGTGAAAAAAGAGTCAGTTTTGCGGATCTGGTTGGGTTAAAACTCGAATTTGTAAAAACTATTACTCCATGTAACAGCGAAGACAATTTGTGCGGCGTCGTTGGAGTGTGGAAAGACAGTTGTTGTGATATGAATGGAAACCTTCTCCGAATGAGGCGTATGATATGCTTGAAACCATGTTTCATTGTACCCTCTCGAACAGAAGATTTCATAGAGCGCGTGCAAAGTCAGAATGTCTGCCTCGAGAACATTGCGTGCGAGAACTTTGTCGTTACTGGAGTTATTCGAGTAAAAAATTTAGCGTACGCTAAAGAAGTTACAGTTCGATACACGCTTGATGACTGGGACACTTTTCGGGACGTATGGGCAGATTACATGTCATCTTGCTTAGACGGCAAGAGCGACAAGTTCAGCTTTCGAATAACAGTTCCTATCGACTTCGAAGTAAATCGTTTCATGAATTTCGCTGTGCGTTATCGGGTATTGGGCCAGGAGTTTTGGGATAATAACAATGGAGAAAATTATCATGTGCAATGTGCGGAAGTCTTGACTGAACAGTTTAAGAGAGGATTGGTGGGAGAAAAAAACTGCCAGTCTTGTTAG